From a single Thermoplasmatales archaeon genomic region:
- a CDS encoding NERD domain-containing protein, which produces MNSNIKLYVGKSFENRHEIEEFNKILAIIKENIDSLGDFVVIFASLFLEGEEIDLIFFNQSAIIIIEMKSWSGVIKGKENGDWEVNGKKEKNAFQQCIRKRYALFEHLNKTYQSIVKIRFDVCAWVVCDYGADCSGVECSEKNKKWFRTISLDDLGKELIIQRSPHVIRGGIDEIEKIAKKLALKEKNFSDWMKTTLDKQYEEIKYLFPKIEGDYKEYVLEKNSYQEYVIRYPPIEKKDMPVVCFVRNKITGKEYISAAVRVPLKIWEDVENYIQNVEYSWDELEREDIDMQEEGLSVRVGPLISHKKEGVQVEILKDGKSLLPSPKRVWFNMRGIEQFQDIIMERRNEEKEGKKCKPN; this is translated from the coding sequence ATGAACAGCAATATTAAATTGTATGTTGGAAAATCGTTTGAAAATAGACACGAAATAGAAGAATTTAATAAGATACTGGCAATAATAAAGGAAAATATAGATAGCTTAGGAGATTTTGTTGTAATTTTTGCTAGTTTATTCTTGGAAGGAGAAGAAATTGATTTAATCTTTTTCAACCAAAGTGCGATAATTATTATTGAAATGAAAAGTTGGAGTGGAGTTATTAAAGGAAAAGAAAATGGTGATTGGGAAGTAAACGGTAAAAAAGAAAAAAACGCTTTTCAGCAATGCATAAGAAAAAGATATGCGTTATTCGAGCATCTGAATAAAACTTATCAAAGTATTGTAAAAATTCGCTTTGATGTCTGTGCTTGGGTAGTATGCGATTATGGAGCAGATTGTTCCGGTGTAGAGTGTAGTGAAAAAAATAAAAAATGGTTTCGTACAATATCTTTGGATGACTTAGGCAAAGAATTAATAATTCAGAGATCGCCTCATGTGATAAGAGGGGGTATAGATGAAATAGAAAAAATAGCAAAAAAATTAGCTCTTAAAGAAAAGAATTTTTCAGATTGGATGAAAACAACATTGGATAAACAATATGAGGAGATAAAATATTTGTTTCCAAAAATAGAAGGAGATTATAAAGAATATGTTCTCGAGAAAAACTCTTACCAAGAATATGTAATAAGATACCCTCCTATTGAGAAAAAGGATATGCCTGTAGTTTGTTTTGTAAGAAATAAAATTACTGGAAAGGAATATATTTCTGCAGCAGTAAGAGTGCCACTCAAAATATGGGAAGATGTTGAGAATTATATCCAGAATGTGGAATACTCGTGGGATGAACTAGAGAGGGAGGACATAGATATGCAAGAAGAAGGTTTGAGTGTTAGAGTTGGTCCTCTCATTTCTCATAAAAAAGAGGGAGTACAAGTTGAAATATTAAAAGATGGCAAAAGTTTATTACCTAGCCCAAAAAGAGTATGGTTTAACATGAGGGGCATTGAACAATTTCAGGATATAATAATGGAAAGAAGAAACGAGGAAAAAGAAGGGAAAAAATGCAAGCCGAACTAA